The nucleotide window ATCGGCTACGTCGAACAGGACGCCCCGGTGCTCGACGGCACGATCCGCGAGAACCTGTTGTACGCCAACCCGGACGCCACCGACGCGCAGATCCGGCACGCCGTCGAGCTGGCCCACCTCGCCGACTGGGTCGACGGCCTCGAAGACGGGCTGGAGACGAAGGTCGGCGAGTCGGGTGCGGCGATCTCCGGCGGCCAGCGGCAGCGGATCGCGATCGCGCGGATGCTGCTGCTGGAACCCGACGTGCTGCTGCTGGACGAAGCCACGTCGCAGCTGGACGCCGAAGCCGAGCTCGCGCTGCGCAAGGCCGTGGCCGAGGTGGCGCGGGACCGCGCGGTCGTCGCGGTCGCGCACCGGCTGTCCACTGTGGTCGAAGCCGACCGGATCGTCGTGCTCGACGCCGGGCGCGTCCGGGCGATCGGCGACCACCAGTCGCTGCTGGCCGGCGACGACCTGTACCGGCGTCTGGTGGCGACGCAGCTGCTGCCCGAAGCCACCGTGCTCACCGCAGGGAGGAACTCATGAACCGGCTCGCGCTCAAGTGCGGCCTGTCCGCGGCCGCGGGGGTGCTGACCGCCGTGCCGTTCGCGGCCGGCGCCGTCTACCAGCGGGTGCGGACCCGCCAGGACGACCGGGAGCTGCCCGGGCTCGGCGAGCTCGTCGACGTCGACGGCCGGAAGGTGCACGTGCGCCGCATGGGCACGCCGTCGCCCGGGCTCACCGTGGTCTTCGAGAGCGGCCTGTCCTCGCCGCTGGAGATGTGGAGCTGGATCCAGGCGGCGGTCGCGGAGTCCGTCCCGACGATCTCCTACGACCGCGCCGGCATCGGCTGGAGCGAGGCCGGCGAGCGGCCGCGGACGGCCGAGCGGATCACCGGCGAGTTCGAGCGGCTCCTCGAGGTGCTCGACGTCCGCGGCCCGCTCGTCCTGGTCGGCCACTCCTACGGCGGCATGCTGCTGCGGGCCTTCGCCCAGCGCCACCCGGACCGCGTCGCGGGCGTGGTGCTGGTCGACGCGGCGCACCCCGAGCAGCTCGAACGCTCGGCCCGGCAGCGCCTCGGCCTGCCGCTGATGCGGGCGAGCGTGCGCAGCAGCCTGTTCTGGTCCCGCTTCGGCCGCAACCGGCTCCGCAAGGTCGACGACGGCAGCCAGCTCGCGGGCCTCGCCGAGCGGGAGAAGAACACGACCGTCGCGCGGATGATGACCACCCGCAACTGGAGTGCCTCCGACGCGGAGATCGACGGGTGGCTCGAGCACGTCGTCGACGAGATCCGCGCGACCACCTTCCCCGCCGACACGCCGTTGTTCGTGGTGACCGCGGAGGAAACCGAGAAGGCCGACCCGGTGCACGGCGAGCTGCAGCGCGAGCTCGCGGCGATGTCCGCGGTGTCGGTGCAGCAGACCCTGCCCGGGGCCACCCACCTCGGGATGTTGTGCTCGGCCGGGTCCGCCAGGGGCGTGACCGCGGCCGTCCTCGAAGTCGTCGACGCGGCCCGCACGGGCCGGGCCGTGAAACCCGTCGAAGCCACCGAAGCCACCGAAGCCACCCAAGCCACCCAAGCCACCGAAGCCGAACCCCCGGGAGAACAGCCGT belongs to Amycolatopsis tolypomycina and includes:
- a CDS encoding alpha/beta fold hydrolase, whose product is MNRLALKCGLSAAAGVLTAVPFAAGAVYQRVRTRQDDRELPGLGELVDVDGRKVHVRRMGTPSPGLTVVFESGLSSPLEMWSWIQAAVAESVPTISYDRAGIGWSEAGERPRTAERITGEFERLLEVLDVRGPLVLVGHSYGGMLLRAFAQRHPDRVAGVVLVDAAHPEQLERSARQRLGLPLMRASVRSSLFWSRFGRNRLRKVDDGSQLAGLAEREKNTTVARMMTTRNWSASDAEIDGWLEHVVDEIRATTFPADTPLFVVTAEETEKADPVHGELQRELAAMSAVSVQQTLPGATHLGMLCSAGSARGVTAAVLEVVDAARTGRAVKPVEATEATEATQATQATEAEPPGEQP